The nucleotide sequence GCCCGTGGCCGCCACTTGTTCCGGATCGGTCCCGGCGCAGGCGCAGGCAACTTGTACAGCTTTTTCATCGTGTTGCATGGTTGAAACTCCCGGCCGGAGGCGGCCATGATTTGCTATTTGGTCAAAAGGCAAAATAGCAACATTGCCAACGGCCGGCAAGTGGGATTTTGCGGCTCTGTTGTAGGAAAATGGGAGAGGGGAAACGAGACGACGACGGGCGGTGGGAAGCGGACGAGGCGTCGCCGCAACGTCGGCGGGCTTGGCCTGCGACTCGCCACAATAGATGATTTTCTTGGCTTTCCAGTGCGCTAGCGGGATCCTTGCCCGAATTCCGCGGCACCACGGCGAGGAGGGAAAAGAGCAATCGGACGGCAGGGAGCCCGCGCGTCTAGACCGGGCCGGGGAGCGTTCCCCGGCCCGGCATCACCGCCGGCCTAGAGCTTTATCCACTTGCGGCGCAGGGCGTTGTCGAGAATGACGCCGACCACGAAGGCCACGCCCATGTGCCACATGGCAAATCCCGCCACCACGATCATGGTGTAGAATTCGTCGCGCTTGTTGCCGATGTCGCGCACGGTGACGGCCAGTTCGGCCCCGGCCAAAAAGAGGATGACGCCGAGGATGGATGGCGGGAACATCTTGAAGATGACGGCCACGGACTGGCTGAAAAAAAGTGCGATGACGATGACGATGGACCCGAGGATGACCAGCGACCCGCCCGTGCGCGCGCCGAAACGCACGTGACCGGCCATGCCGCCCGCGCCGTGGCACATGGGCACGCCGCCAAACAGCGGCGAAATGATGTTCATGACGCCCTGGCTTATGCACATGGTGCGCTCGGTGACGGGCCGGTCCGGGAACAGCTCGTTGTTCTCGGCGGCGATGGCCACCACGGCGTTGCCCAACGTTAGCGGTATCTGCGGCAGGGTGAACAGCAGCGTGCCGGTGACGATGTCGCTCCAGGTCATCTGGTGCAGGCCGAATTCCGGCAGCCGAAAGCCGATGCTCACCTGGGTCAGCTCCGACCACAGGGCCGGATTGCCGATAAGCGCGGCCACGACGCCGATAAGCAGCAACACGAACATGGCCGGAATTTTCGGATTGGAGAGCAAGATAATGGT is from Solidesulfovibrio magneticus RS-1 and encodes:
- a CDS encoding putative sulfate/molybdate transporter: MNDGAQAQEVLETAPGQAAGEKTRNRYDHMEWAGAFGDIGTLIPFVVAYITILGIDPLGLLFMFGAWKIAAGLFYKTPIPIQPMKAIGAAAVAGGISPAALFGSGLTTGLFWLIIGLTGTIDYVAKLATKPVVRGIMLGLGMSFVVEGIHRMVAEPVLAGIGLTVTIILLSNPKIPAMFVLLLIGVVAALIGNPALWSELTQVSIGFRLPEFGLHQMTWSDIVTGTLLFTLPQIPLTLGNAVVAIAAENNELFPDRPVTERTMCISQGVMNIISPLFGGVPMCHGAGGMAGHVRFGARTGGSLVILGSIVIVIALFFSQSVAVIFKMFPPSILGVILFLAGAELAVTVRDIGNKRDEFYTMIVVAGFAMWHMGVAFVVGVILDNALRRKWIKL